GTTTCTCTGGTAGTTGATCAATTTTGGAAAGTCGgttgttggccaaataaaGTCGGGTCACTCTTGAGTATCCTGGTAGCAAGCTGGATGGCCATTTCTCGAGATTATTTCTTTCAAAGATGAGAGTTGTTTGTCCATACGTTGGTGTGGGTAATGGTGGTATTTCGCGTAGCTCCTTTCCACTGCAGTCGATCATCAGTGTGAGCAATTCGGAATTGGAGGTGTCGACGCAGCAAATGCAGTCTACAGGACACTCATCCTGCGTTATGTTAACGCGGCGCAGGACTGTTTCGTATTCAATCGGCTCGTGCTTCCTGAGATAAGACAGGAAGGACTTTGCCCTGCAATTACATTCCCATGGGTTCCCAGAAAGTTCTATCTCGGTGAGGTTCTCCCGATATTCGAGGAAGGCTACCACACCATCATCCAGATACTTTAGGAGATTGTTGCGTACGTCTAGGTAGGTTATGTTTTCTGGGAACAGGTGAAGTGGAAGTTCTCTTAACAGGTTTTGGGACATGTGCAATTTCTGTATCGAGGCATGACCAGTGACGATTATATTTTCCGGATTAGTGagtttagttatttcatttgcatcaAGATATAATGTCGTGTTGTACGGAATCGAGTTCGGTAGCGTTGGATAAAAGTCAAGAGTTAAATTCTGGCAATTTATAAAGAATTCACCCGTCTGCCGTTCGAAACAGCATACGCATCTGTAAGGACATGGTGTGTTGAGATGGTGGAGAATAATTTTATCGTACGCCCCCGAAAACAGCCAAATGACGTGATTTAGAGCCTCCATTATCTTTAAATCAAAGTATATATCCGAACTGCCAAGGGCACCTATTATGTCATCTTCGTTTGCTTCTAGATATAAACGATCTATATGctcagaaaaaaaatagctcAAGTATGAGCCTTTTGAACTCACTTCCATATAGTCCATTATAGCGTCAAATTTGGACGCTATTATCCGTAACAATTTGGCTTTATTCCAAAAGAAATCCTGTAAGTAGTATTCATCGCAGTGGATAATCCATTTGTTGCCAAACTGATTGAAAATACTAACACTGTGCAGATACTCAACAACCTGTGGGCTTAGGGTAGTAATATTATTATGTCTGATGTCCAGATAGTAAAGACTTTCGGGCAGTTGGCCCACGCTTAGACTTGTTAGTTGGTTGTATGACACGTCCAAGGATTTGATGTTCTTATAGCCTTCCAGTGATTTGTAGGGCAGTTCAGCCAACCGGTTGCTCTGAAAGACCAGAACTGAATATCCTTTTTTCGGAACCGGTAGCGAAGGAATAGTTGTGAGATTTTGCCGCCAACAATTAATTTCTAAGCGTGAATTGTCTCTATCATATGTGCAACTGCATTGAAAGGGGCATGCAACCTTATTAATTCCGAATGTAAATTTACAGTGACTTTTGTATGGTTCACATATGAAAGCAGTGAAATTTTTAAAGGTTTTATATCGGTTAACTTCGATGGTTTCAAGATTCGTGAAATTGTCAAAGATTTTCAAGTCCACCACCTTATTCGCTACATTCATAACGCAATATGTTATTGATTCCTGAAGTGTAGAAGATCTGAAATGCAGGCTCACATTAATGTAAGCAAAGCGACACTTTTTCTACCTACCTCAAAAACGAAAGATCTTTTAAAACCACATTATCGAAATTAAGCCGACTTAAGCTTGTTAAATTTTCGAAGGTTTTAGTCGTCAAACCTTCTACATTTAGCCCAGTAAATGTGGCGGCGGTCATGTTATATTTGccttgaaaaacattttcttccATTGTTAGCGTcggtttttcaaaagtatttgGATTatgaattttgatttgcttggTGTCGTTCATGGTTTTCCGAATGTAATTGTTTGTAATCATGGAATTAAGTGAACTGTCACCAGttacatatttaaaagttAGAATTTGCGGTCCATTTGCGTACTGTACATCCGTCTCGGTTATCACCAAAGATGGAAGGTAAATATCGTAGCCAACACTTTCCCGAATGCCAAGTAGGCCAAGATAATGTACGCCAGGGCCTATTCTCATATCGACTGCACTTCGAATTCCATGCACAGCAATTTTAACAAGTTCGTAATCAGTTTCATTagatattttgtaaatattccAACCGTGAAACACTGGGCTTgtccaatttatttttagagtAGAAAAAACTAAACTCATTTCATAATCTTCCGTAGTTACAATATTATCCGTTATTGAGCATGAGCTGTTTTCGCCAATTTCGCCAAAATAAATTTCGCAGTAATCCTTTCTAATATTGTCCAATTGCTTGGCACAGTGAATTCCAGAATGTTGAATGAAAATAAgaacaaacagaaatattatttgacTCGACATTGTGCGATGTTTCGCGGGCCGAACTTTAAACTGCACTGAATTGACTGGAATTATGATTTGCTTTTGAATaccaaaagcaaaattaataaatccACTAGGAGTAATAGCAAATCAGTTTTGCAATTATAAGCTCACCCAAGAGTGAGTTaataaatgggaaaaaagCGCAATGGTAAGAATTTTAGTCCCTGTTGgacaataaaaatgcaacagCTCAAATCTGCCACTTTTGAAAGATTAACTCAAGGTGCCGGATGCTGGGGCTGCATGCATgcaatattatatataatatataatatatatatatacatatatatattcggggaactcgactatagcgttctctcttgttttttttctttaaaaccTACAATTCCCATagaaacatatacatattgaTGTTGGTTACTTGGTAAACCGCATTGGAGTAACTTCTCGCTGCCTTCGTTTCGACCCGCGATTTTTGCCTCTAGCAATTTGCAACAGACAACAGATAAAAGCTTCGACATcggagtatctgtgtgagctgagtgtctatgtgtgtgcatgtgtgggcGAGTGACACACTTATTGATGTAATAACAtgtgcattaaatatttattgtattggGTAGACAACGTGGCACTTTCTTTCGTTTACTTTTGTGCCACTCAGactttccccctttcccaTTTTAAGGCACTTTTTATGGGCCACACATGGAGCAGAAATCGTAAGTGGCCTGGCCCAAGGAATTGTCTTCAAGTGAAGTGATTCTAAAGGTTTTTCCTGTACATTCcaggtgtatgtgtgtgtgtgtgtgtgtgtggaaaagtgTGTCACATTCGATGATGGCAAAGCAGCAGCTTTTGAGGGCATGCTGAGCAATGGAGCCGAGACGTTTGCGTTATAAAATATGAAAgggcaaataaaatggcaaaaatcaAACACTCGATGCGAAATGTGTGAAAAATTGATGTTGAAACgaattgaaactgaaattggGCAATCGCACGTGTAAATACAAAGTGCCATTGTTTTCTGTTGCATACTTGCATCgtaattttttgcttttgacagagctttgaatttatttatgaaacgGAAAATTCAAATGCCGATTCTAAGCTGCAGAATTTAAGGTTAATATACCCTTTCgcacaaaaggaaaaacttaattaatttgaaaatattatccCTCCGGAAAGCCAAGCCATTagaaaaaagcaacaaaggAAAGGGTTAATTttcatgcaaatatttgctgtgTCTGCTCCActcaattaataaaatttgatCAAGCCGGCGAAAGGGTTCCTTGTGGGTCCCCAAGCATTTAATCCGTGAAAGCTGATCCCCGCCTCATGTTAATCAGacgaaaataacaacaaaaaatggagAGGCAGCAGCTCAGACATACAAAGTAATTTTTTACCCTTTTGTTGccttaataaacaataacagagCGCGGCAAAGTCTATTATTTCTGCGTAtctgtgtttgttttcctCTCGCGTGTAAGCCTAAAAGCTgcttaaatttttaatgactGCTTGTCCTCTTAATTGtggtgtgcatgtgtgtgtttaagCAGCGAGAATTGTCATGAATTTCGTAGTGGgaataatttgtaaaatattaactatataaaaatatgtttatgcGAAAGCTTGAACCATAATGGAGCTTTTCTCGTTGAACCAAGATAAACAAAACTCCTGGCAGTTTTTGGAACCTTTCTTCCCCTTCTATACATTTTAGCCACGACacaaaatggcaataaatatttacacaagaCAGCCAAAAGAAATGATTCTATTCCAAGCAAAATCCAAGAAAAGCGTCgcaaaagctacaaaaaaatgccGCCAAGTCacgtaaataattaaacacgTGACATGCGTCAAGTAGAGCCTAGccggagaaagagacggcaacTAAGCGTCTGATGTGTGTGCGATAAGGATGGATGTAAGGACATGGCAAACTTGATGTCGCGACTTCTTCTTTCGACAAGTGGGCGTGCGTGATTTCGTGTGTTGTATTTGCTCTTGTTGCACTCCAGGATATGGCGAAAGTTTCTTATTGccttttctaaaaataaaccgCCAGAAActgaaatatatatctatatatgtgtgtaGCTATAATGtggtatttttatttcgtcgcttatttgcaaattgttttgtcTAGGTAATATCTTTCAATATTACGCTCACAATCAAGAGATAAAAAGCAtcgttaaatattttgcccCGAAGGATCGTTTAAAATATGGTCAACTTCTTGCCgctggctgttggccaatttATGTCCCGAGattgtttttcaataaatagatggtccttctgtttttcgttttcccttTGGCTTAAGGATCCACCTGGCTGAAAGAGACGGCGAATGATGCTGTGTCCTTGTCCTTTTAATGGTCTGCttcctgggcaattagagaCACGGCTAAACGACTTTTCTTTCCCGGCGCTTTTCCTTATCCCTCATCCTTTCGGTCAACATTTTTCCCAGGGGCCTCGTTGGCCATGTCCCGTTATTATGATTATCGCTTGGTCGTTTTGTGGGCTATCTTCCATCCCTCTCTAGCACGGCAGCATCCTTTCGCTTTCGGTTTCGCTTTCGCAGCTCGTTTCCTTTGTGCCGCGTTgacaaaatcataaaaatgcacacaaaacacaaacaaattatacaaatgtCTCCCGCATGAGAATGAAAAAAGTGGGGGGGacttaattttttattctCCTCCCAATCTTGGCCCTACTTTGTTGTCACAATGTTGAGGTAATGGTCCCAAAGAGACCAAGGCGGCCAGCAAGAGCGGAATGAGTGGGTTTTCCGGGCTAGGATAACGATGTGTTCCAGTTCAGAATGGGCTTTAAGGAAATTACACATGCAAAAGCGATTAAAGCGCTAAATTCTTATATAAACGAGATaatcaattgaattgattCAGcactaataaatatatatcaatatagGTAAAGCATCTGCAATTCATTAGATTTCCCGAAAAATTGCCTGAtagtatttataatattagtatatatattaaccAAAAGACATTCATACTcaaaagagcaacaacagGAGACTACTACATTTTTCTCAGGCTTTTTTTGttcaataaatatgcattttctCCTACCATCCATTTTACAAATGCACATCAACGCAGCCAAATTTATGCGCCTCTGCATCGAATGGCTAAAATCAAAAGTTTCCAAACGAAAATGGTGATGGTTGGTGGAAAAAGAAAGTGATGCAGTTAAGAGCATCGAATTGTTTCAATTTCGTTGGTAAACAACAATTGGCAGCAAGTGGCGACAATTTTTGTCTGCCTCAAGTTGCAAAGTTTCATGCGGGGCATTactcttcttttattttcgcaCCCCCTTGGCACTttggaattttcatttataattttccacctttttttgtatttttttgccaAGACTTATGCTGGCAAAGTGTTAACCCCTTGCTTTTTCACAGCCGggagaagaaaataaaaatcatttggTTCAATTTTCCGCATATCTTGCTCCGCTTGGTCGGTTGGAGTTTTCGGGGGAGCGTGTGGAATtctcatttttctttttttttgttttgtctccCGAAGCCATGCaaatcattttctttttcatccAAGGCCCCCAGTTGTCGCTGCTCGCATTCAGTTTGGGGATTTTTCAGAATGAATCAATAAATTCCGTTCCCCGGGCGGGAAAATTTTTGTTCTAGAATTTCATCTTTGCGAAATGGGAACCCTTAAGAATTGGGAACTGTTCAATTTAGCTCACGTGAATATTGAATTTGGAAAGTAATATTCTTGAAGTATTTAAATAGTACTGCTAAAAAGGGTTAGTTATTATATGTACTTTAAACACATATTTGAATACttttattaaatcatttcattAGTTACTGAAGCGTATCTAAACTTCGCTTTCTCCCACCTTCGCCCTTTGAGtttcttttcagttttttgccTCCGCTTGCCAAAGCCGTTGGCATTGCTGAAATTTTTGCTCCGCAGTTGGGCGAAATGCCTGTACTTTTGTTTTAACACCAGAACCCTGatcctttttggccatgtgTGTCATTGCTGCTTCTCTTAAAGAGGACCCAAAGTTTTCAATataccaaaaaaagaagaggtatatgtatatatatatcgagGCCAGAAAGGgggaataaatatatattttttctggcTAGTATGCTCACATGTATTCCATTCATTTCATTGTGGTTAAGGCCGGGCTCGAATCGCCTCTCTTGGACTTTTGGGCATTTGGCTGCGTTAACATTACgtttcacaatttaattttcgtttttttgtatttttttttggattggattttgctcttttttcgcAGTGACATTGAGAGCCCAGTCCTGGCATCCCTTTGTGTTTTATCTTTCGAcacacatacgtacatatatttttcactCGATTCGGCTTTCgctcctttttatttttgccttttcgGTTTCATTTTTTACATGGCCACAAgatttacttatttaatttggtttcCTGTGTGGCGGATATTTATTGCACACTTTTTTCTTCGGTAACGTTGGCGTTTTATTTTCGTCCTTCTGccttttaatttgtatgtCATTTTCAGTTGCAAAGATGGAAAGTTATGGGTGAACaatttaagtaaatgaaatgCTGCAGtcttttttcaatttatatacGATGAAATGAACGTCTTGAGACGTTGTTATTTCTTAATGGTTGCCAAGGATGTCCTGAAAAAATAATCCAGAAATTCCCCATAAATTATTGTCAAGAAGTCGAAGTCCTAACTAAACTTCAAAAGTTCCCTGGAGCAACCCGAACATTCCACACTCCCCCAATGAACTCTCCCTCATCAACCTCTAATTAGCAAACATAATCCGGTTCAGACTTTCAGTCTGGTGCCAACACTAGAGCCCAAAAATTCCCCACTGTGATGaggaattcaaataaaatgccaactTTGATCTATTTACAAGTGATTATTAACAACAAAACTGGGGATGGGAGTGGGAGTGCCAGACAAGGACAACAACTACAAACGATTTGGAATTTTTGCTTAATTACACACGAGTCCTAAGCTGAAAAGGACCCCATCGTCCCATCGCCGAAAGTCCCATGGAAATCCCTGGAGTAGAGTCAAAAAATGAGCTGCATCACCTTCATCATCCTCGCAGTCCCCCAGACAGGACTCCCCCTCCCTTGGCCGCTGTccgcttttggccatgtcAAATATTTGGGCAAAGTCCAAGCTGCGCTCcccttttcctcttttccatGTCCATAAGCCCCATCTCCTCCTACCCCCTTCGTCAGCATTTGCTCATCCAATTGTCGCAGTGGAAGGACGAAAAGCAGGGCAAGTCCTCGCTCAGGTTTTTGGGTCTATGAGGGGATGGGGACGACGGACCCTTGACCAAAAAAGAACAGCGCGTTGGTGGAATAAACTACAGAAAGAGTTTTACTATTTCTTATAATATATCCTATGGAAgcataaaaagttatatacaacATTTCTTAGATAAGAGAAATACCACAAAAATAGAATAGATCtccacaaaaaatataaattataaaacattttaagtctATTGGCTTATAGGGTATCAAGGACTTCGTTCGGCAAAACAACGCTCCTTGGTTTTATTGTTGGCATTGCCTTTTTCGGGGTTCACTGACTGTCAACATTGGGCCACCCTAGCCACACGGTTCACCCTGTTCCGCCTTTCCTTCCGCTCTGGTACCCACCAAAATCGTACACCTTCCCGGTCCATTCTCCTCCAGGGTTGCCAGACAACGCACAGTCAGCGGAAAAAGTCGCGTAGCTCGACGGAAAGCGAGAGAAAGGCGCCGGGAAAGCGGCTGGAGAAAGTGGCAGGGCCTGTGcgaaaataaagcaaagaaatcatttttaaatgcgGCTTAAAATTATCTTTGATAAGCGTGCTGAAATGTTCTCATATTTTTTTCATCTGccgcttttccccgctttctCTGCTTTCTCTGCCTTGTCTGCTGTTTTTCGCGCAGTTCAGTAATTTATAGTCTTCTGAACTTGAGTCGCATTAAAAGGTTATTCCTGGCCAGATCAAAGGAAACCCCGAGTTGGTTGGGGTGCGAGTTTAAGCTGCTTAAAAACCGCTATGTTGGTTATTAACTCAAGGAAAATAAAGGTAAAGGTGCATACTTCATTTTATAGTTTAGCGATGAAGGGGGATTATGCCAAATATGAGATTTAAATGGGGCTTATGCATGATGATAATACCAAAAGAATGTAGCAattgttatattatattgaAGGTTTATGGTTTTTCGAGTATGTCGCATTCACTGAGAAAATCTTTAAGCTTTCTTGCCTTTTTCTGATTAACCTTCGTCCTCGTGAAGTCCCGATGCCCCACTTCAGAAATTACAATGTGCAGCACTCCAGAAAATCCTCTGGGTttttttccattcccattGATTTCACCTCTAGTATACCGCACTGCCAACAAAAACCAATCAAGGAGAACAAAGAGCAATGAGTAACAAAATAACAAGAATCAAAAGTTCACTCTGctcgacaacagcaacaacaacaataacatgGAGTGTGGACTCCACTTTGCACTTGATTTGTTGTGAAGCAGACGCTagacataaaaaaattatccAGCTCACCTGCAAAATAAGAGAGatccgaaaaacaaaaaataaagtaaaaagtgaAGACCAGCAAAAATTGTTCAAAGAATTTTCAGCTGCTGCCATCActgaaagaaatatttattcataattaaaaattactttcAAAGGtattaatattcataaataagAATGTActcattttataaatacaaataaaataatactagGAATATCGgtgtaaaaatataatataagtgCTTTTATTCGGATTTGCTAAAGTATTAAAAAGGTATTATCACTAATTTTTCCGAGTTTCCCACAGCTGCTACATACTACCTATTTCTTTCTTAATTTTCCTCACCTTTGTCGGAAAAGTTCCGACtctttgtccttgtgcctgtCAAAGTGTTGACCCATGTCGACGCCGTCGAAGATGATTTCCCCCGCACAACTCCTTTCCACAACTCGGCATCTCAGCCGGCTGTCCCAAGTGGGCCTTCATTTTGgggctaaaaaacttttataatAGATTTCAAATTTCTCAGCCGCCGGATATTCTCTGGAGTAATCAAGCAAATTAGTGAGTTTCTCGAGAGAATCGCAGGCGTGGTCCAagcccattcccaatcccaatcccaatgccGAATTTCAAACACCCACTTGGCTCCCTCGACAATTTTGCGGTTGGCAAATTGTTGACAGCTGCTGCAGGACCAGGTCCTTCTGCGTTTCCTTCGGCTCCTCCGACAAATGAAGATAAATGCCGAGGAAAAGTAAACGACGGCATAGAGGACCAAAGTGGGCTTTAAAACTTAAAGAGGGAAATCTTCGCATTGTAGCTGGATTTCAGCCGCGACAATGCATTCTTAACAAACAAGTGGGATAGTCGTTTTGAAGTTCAAGGATGTCTACTGTCTACTGTACCCTGATTGCATATACAAATCACTTATTTTCAATTACTTAACTTACCCTTAAAACATTTGTAGAACTTCAAGCATTGATGGGTACTACTCGGGTCAAAATATCGCAGATTTTACTTGGCTGCCaattttattgcatacttCTTGTTGATGAAGATGAATTGCAGTTTGAACTTTGATAGCAACAAAGTTCACTTCGTTTTACTCGTTCATTCTTCGTTGGGTTGCgcaaagttttgtttttcggttaAAAAAGTTTTGGATAAAATTGTCGCAATTGCATGTTTTATTGGAACCTTAGCTGAACTCGGATCATGTACATTTTACACCgcgaaaaaagagaagaaatggaaattctATTTCAAAATACctagaaataatatttaaaggtTATACATGAAACCTGCAGAATGCACTCTTTAAAGAACCTATTATTACTAGAATCATggtaaattaatatttctgaTTTTcctaaaaacaattatagttGATTTTCTATCAGTGGAGTGGAGTaagaaatgcaataaatgtgTCAAAGGGTCGTTGCAATTACAGACCTTCCCCAGAGAGGCACCACGGTTTTGCAGTCTAGTGTAGGGGCGTGGCATCCGCCCCCTGCCTCCAGTGACTGACAaactttaactaaattaaagtCAAGACGAAAAAGCTAAGAGAGGGTTAAGTGGGAAGAGAGGGAGAATGAAAGTTTGAGTCTGGCAAAAACACAGAGCAAAGAAAAAGttcaaattacaaaatgcaacaaagaAGTCGCAAAGGGCGAAAAAGAACTGGAATGGGATGACAAGAATTTGGTAGATAAAAGTGAAACTTGTAAGAAATTAGAAGacagtgcaaaataaaaaagtaacaCCGAAATTATTAcggaaatataaattattgggAGATTCTAACCCGAAACagataaaacattaaaaattcctatttaaatttgcataaatttgcatgcactgtaattttttcctttcttcATGTTAACCAATCACGTCAGTCTTATTTATTGCTGCCACTGCAATCCAATTATAATCTACCCTTAACTAGGCTAATCTACTTTCCTAACACTCCACAACTTACAATGATGTCCAATGTAGttgtacttttttatttttcgctcaTATAATTATTCTTTAATCTTCTCCATTTTAAGTTTCTGGTTCACCACTGTGCATGTAAGCAGACAGAAAGCGTTTAATCACCAGGTGTGTTGGAGGTCCTTGCCCAAGTGCTTGCTCATCGCGCTTCAGCCGACCCAATTCCATTCGAAAGAGCTTAAATCGTTTATTTACACAAGCAAATGGCCATTAGGTTAATGCTATTTGAGGTCTACTCGGCCAGAAAATCGACAAGGCCAACAAGTTGGCTCACTAAGCCAGAGTTCAAGTTGTTTCAGGCATTCGAATTAGCTTTAAAGTCCATTTGAGCACGAAAGACAAATCGCAACGCATCACATTACACATAATTAGGCTTCTAAGAACACACCCTAATGATGCCGTCCTGTCGTTTGTGGTTTTTACCTGGTTTCCTTATGAAGAGAAACTTTCCGCAGTATAAGTTTCCCGAATTTCCATCCTGTTAACGATATTCGTAAAATTAAcgttatttcccttttgaAAATGTCGATAGCTACgctaaattattttaaaaatcaaaaatattgcagatataaaatttaagttgTGTGACTAACTGACTTGGAATAGAGTAAACTGATCAGAGCTATTTCTAAACTTGATCTCCTCtcgtaaatttaaaatttttaatttttcatttataaaatatcgatttttgaacatttatattttccctttCTGGATGCTCGGGAGATATCTTCTGTCTCGCTCCTGGTTTTCTCTCCACTTTGCATGCTCTTCTTCTCCCTCGAGCTTTTGACCTTGAAGTTGGTTCTTTCTCCCACGCTCTCGTTGGAATGCACTGGAAGGTCACTTCTTCCACCTGTCGCCATTCCAATCACCGCAACGATTTCTCGTTCATTTGTCCATCGACGATTGACCGAAAAGGAAGTgcgaggaagaagaagaggaagagggaGGAGAAGAGAAGCGAAGACGCTGcgtttatatattaaatatatagcttttttttaattagtcaCGTTGAGTTCCGAGTGCCGTGTTAAGTGGAAGTATTTATTTAGGCCCTTAATTTAATCAATCCGACCTCGAGTGTCCGTGTGCGTTAACAGTAAACGTGAAGcgtattggtattggtaatTGGCTGCCGCTAAATTGAAAGTTTCAAGTTTTCCCGTTCATTATTCGCGTCGACCGTGTAAAAATTAAGTTTGAGATCGCAAATATGTTCACCAGTCGCGCTTCGTTTTTGGCCAATCGCCGCATGATTTTCGATTTCTCCGAGAAGAACAACGACATCTACTTGGAGTAAgtgtgcgcttgtgtgtgtgtgctagttGCTGATAACTGTAAATGATTCGAGTACAGTGAGGATTCGTAGCAATCCAACACTTCCATCTCAAAACTGCAAACAATGTTCAAAGCTGAATacctttaaataaaaacatacattttttaatattttaattttatatatatatcatcatatatcatatatagCAAGCACTTGAAATATGCACTTCATAACTTTTAATGgctttttacaatttatataaatttaatttctataaTTATATTGTCTCACTTATCGTGGCTTCACTGTACTAATCCTGGCACTCTCCTTCCAAT
This genomic stretch from Drosophila teissieri strain GT53w chromosome 2L, Prin_Dtei_1.1, whole genome shotgun sequence harbors:
- the LOC122611745 gene encoding protein toll-like; this translates as MSSQIIFLFVLIFIQHSGIHCAKQLDNIRKDYCEIYFGEIGENSSCSITDNIVTTEDYEMSLVFSTLKINWTSPVFHGWNIYKISNETDYELVKIAVHGIRSAVDMRIGPGVHYLGLLGIRESVGYDIYLPSLVITETDVQYANGPQILTFKYVTGDSSLNSMITNNYIRKTMNDTKQIKIHNPNTFEKPTLTMEENVFQGKYNMTAATFTGLNVEGLTTKTFENLTSLSRLNFDNVVLKDLSFLRSSTLQESITYCVMNVANKVVDLKIFDNFTNLETIEVNRYKTFKNFTAFICEPYKSHCKFTFGINKVACPFQCSCTYDRDNSRLEINCWRQNLTTIPSLPVPKKGYSVLVFQSNRLAELPYKSLEGYKNIKSLDVSYNQLTSLSVGQLPESLYYLDIRHNNITTLSPQVVEYLHSVSIFNQFGNKWIIHCDEYYLQDFFWNKAKLLRIIASKFDAIMDYMEVSSKGSYLSYFFSEHIDRLYLEANEDDIIGALGSSDIYFDLKIMEALNHVIWLFSGAYDKIILHHLNTPCPYRCVCCFERQTGEFFINCQNLTLDFYPTLPNSIPYNTTLYLDANEITKLTNPENIIVTGHASIQKLHMSQNLLRELPLHLFPENITYLDVRNNLLKYLDDGVVAFLEYRENLTEIELSGNPWECNCRAKSFLSYLRKHEPIEYETVLRRVNITQDECPVDCICCVDTSNSELLTLMIDCSGKELREIPPLPTPTYGQTTLIFERNNLEKWPSSLLPGYSRVTRLYLANNRLSKIDQLPEKLMHLDISNNKFSALDDRVRGFLQKRMNSSQMKLSLFGNPWTCSCKEKDFLAFVKAQAKNIANASAIQCSGTGRSLIEIEEANICPSVLIYFTSLAVSLLIIAVSTNVFICFRQPIMIWFYEHEICLSLAARRELDEEKKFDAFLSFTHKDEELVEEFVDRLENGKHKFRLCFYLRDWLVGESIPECISQSVQGSRRIIILMTKNFLQSTWGRLEFRLALHATSKDRCKRLIVVLYPDVENFDELDSELRAYMVLNTYLDRNNPNFWSKLIYSMPHTRHMKRSRSDAETMV